From a single Leptidea sinapis chromosome 1, ilLepSina1.1, whole genome shotgun sequence genomic region:
- the LOC126967919 gene encoding PR domain zinc finger protein 13: protein MRLAADAAPHTELTLWFDEGVLALLDMPFLTPRNITGKGNYVCHECGAEFEHPNPLKVHLFLKCQPLEQKLFWRKCVARLRAAGSAAGEASPVTSPAQLEALAAAWGRSHAGHVCLYCGKLYSRKYGLKIHIRTHTGYKPLRCRHCLRAFGDPSNLNKHVRLHAATTAPRRS, encoded by the exons ATGCGGCTGGCGGCGGACGCGGCGCCGCACACAGAGCTCACGCTGTGGTTCGACGAAGGCGTGTTGGCGCTACTGGATATGCCGTTCCTCACGCCGCGCAACATCACCG GTAAAGGTAACTACGTGTGCCACGAGTGCGGAGCGGAGTTTGAGCATCCCAACCCGCTGAAAGTGCATCTGTTCCTGAAATGTCAGCCCCTAGAGCAGAAGCTGTTCTGGCGCAAGTGTGTGGCGAGGCTGAGGGCTGCAGGAAGCGCGGCTGGCGAGGCGTCTCCCGTGACTTCACCGGCGCAGCTGGAGGCCCTGGCGGCGGCTTGGGGACGCTCGCACGCCGGCCACGTGTGTCTGTACTGCGGCAAGCTGTACTCGCGAAAGTACGGTCTCAAGATCCACATCCGCACGCACACGGGCTACAAGCCGCTGCGCTGCCGCCACTGCCTGCGGGCATTCGGCGACCCCAGCAACCTCAACAAGCACGTGCGCCTGCACGCGGCCACGACCGCGCCCAGACGCAGCTGA
- the LOC126967895 gene encoding 40S ribosomal protein S4 isoform X1: MARGPKKHLKRLNAPKAWMLDKLGGVYAPRPSTGPHKLRECLPLVIFLRNRLKYALTGNEVLKIVKQRLIKVDGKVRTDPTYPAGFMDVVSIEKTNELFRLIYDVKGRFTIHRITPEEAKYKLCKVRAVSTGPKGVPYLVTHDGRTIRYPDPLIKVNDSIQLDIATTKIMDFIKFESGNLCMITGGRNLGRVGTIVSRERHPGSFDIVHVRDSTGHTFATRMNNVFIIGKGTKAYISLPRGKGIRLTIAEERDKRIAAKVAQH; this comes from the exons ATG GCTCGCGGACCTAAGAAGCATTTAAAGCGTTTAAACGCACCTAAAGCATGGATGTTGGATAAGCTGGGAGGTGTTTATGCGCCTCGGCCATCCACTGGACCACATAAACTCCGCGAGTGTTTACCGCTCGTCATCTTTTTGAGGAACCGGTTGAAGTATGCACTGACCGGTAACGAAGTTTTGAAAATTGTGAAGCAGCGTTTGATTAAAGTAGATGGAAAAGTTCGAACTGACCCAACTTATCCTGCAGGTTTCATGG atgTTGTGTCCATTGAAAAGACAAATGAATTATTCCGTTTAATTTATGATGTTAAAGGCCGCTTCACAATTCACAGGATAACTCCTGAAGAAGCAAAG TACAAGCTTTGCAAGGTGCGCGCAGTGAGCACGGGTCCCAAGGGTGTCCCGTACCTAGTGACCCACGACGGCAGGACCATCCGCTACCCAGACCCCCTCATCAAGGTGAATGACTCCATCCAGCTGGACATCGCCACCACCAAGATCATGGACTTTATTAAGTTCGAATCAG GTAACCTGTGCATGATCACCGGAGGAAGAAACTTGGGGCGAGTGGGCACCATCGTGTCCCGTGAGCGCCACCCCGGCTCGTTCGACATCGTGCACGTGCGGGATTCCACCGGGCACACGTTCGCCACCCGCATGAACAACGTGTTCATCATCGGCAAGGGCACCAAGGCCTACATCTCGCTGCCGCGCGGCAAGGGTATCCGGCTTACCATCGCCGAGGAGCGGGACAAACGCATCGCGGCTAAGGTCGCTCAGCATTAG